From the Daucus carota subsp. sativus chromosome 8, DH1 v3.0, whole genome shotgun sequence genome, one window contains:
- the LOC135148452 gene encoding uncharacterized protein LOC135148452, whose amino-acid sequence MTADIPIKLQPLFDFYSNAVNSTTLENYKIIGDLPNRKRIVITVDDTPSIEPVNTQVHIQADVSTSTTDSSSNTSHNTTSTPVVRKVARKRSGSAILREPAALSHKKQRVAEPETTAATSISSQKDLDTDMDLLGNLQVHPPSQAFGGQFVSSPPTVPSQGTMVVYTGTGDGVTNTSEIRQTPSETHAREDSDKSLSVREVSAHTNTDLLQEQMAALRAEIARLNAENARFKSGELVTLKEKAGDPSFSSLKQELDADVL is encoded by the exons ATGACagcagatattccgattaagctgcaacctctttttgacttctactcaaatgctgtcaattctacaaccctggaaaactacaagataataggggatctacctaaccggaagaggattgtaatcactgtagATGAT actcccagcattgaacctgtcaacacccaggttcatatccaagctgatgtttccacttcaactactgattcttctTCAAACACTTCACACAACACTACttctacaccagttgttcgaaaggtagcccggaaacggagtgggagtgcaattctgagagaacccgcagctctgtctcataagaagcaaagggtggcagaaccggagacaactgcagccacatccatttcctcccaaaaggatttggacactgacatg gatctacttggcaacctgcaagtacatccgccttcacaggcattcggaggacaatttgtttcttcacctcctacagttccatctcagggaactatggttgtatatacaggtactggtgacggtgtgacaaacacgagtgaaatcaggcaaacaccgagcgaaacacatgcacgagaggatagtgacaaatctttgagtgttcgtgaggtgagtgcacacaccaacacagatctgctacaggaacaaatggctgctctgagagcTGAGATTGCAAGGttaaatgctgagaatgccagattcaaaagtggagagttggtgactctaaaAGAAAAGGCTGGTGATCCTTCTTtctcttccctcaaacaggaattagatgctgaTGTGCTATAA